A genomic region of Equus caballus isolate H_3958 breed thoroughbred chromosome 1, TB-T2T, whole genome shotgun sequence contains the following coding sequences:
- the GZMB gene encoding granzyme B isoform X1 encodes MTDGLTGCTQADKIFPSGEIIGGHEARPHSRPYMALVQFLVEENKHRCGGVLVRQDFVLTAAHCWGSSFKVTLGAHDIEKQETTQQNFSVKAAIPHPDYNPKNYSNDIMLLKLERKAKLTAAVRTLSLPRAKAQVRPRQVCRVAGWGIVSLMGSFSDTLQEVELTVQQDRECESYLRNYYNSTTQLCVGDPKEKKSSFKGDSGGPLVCKNVIHGIVSYGRNNGTPPRAFTKVSSFLPWIKKTMKSL; translated from the exons ATGACTGATGGACTCACTGGGTGCACACAAGCAGATAAGATTTTTCCTTCAGGGGAGATCATCGGAGGACATGAGGCCAGGCCACACTCCCGTCCCTACATGGCATTGGTTCAATTTCTGGTTGAAGAGAACAAGCACAGGTGCGGCGGTGTCCTTGTGCGACAGGACTTTGTTCTGACAGCTGCTCACTGCTGGGGAAG CTCTTTCAAGGTGACTCTGGGGGCCCACGACATCGAGAAGCAGGAGACAACCCAGCAGAATTTCTCTGTGAAAGCAGCCATCCCACACCCAGACTATAACCCTAAGAACTACTCCAACGACATCATGTTACTAAAG ctggagagaaaggccaAGCTGACTGCAGCTGTGAGGACCCTAAGCCTGCCCAGGGCCAAGGCCCAGGTGAGGCCGCGACAGGTGTGCAGAGTGGCCGGATGGGGGATAGTCTCCCTGATGGGCAGCTTCTCAGACACGCTGCAGGAGGTGGAGCTGACTGTGCAGCAGGACCGGGAATGTGAATCTTACTTACGCAATTATTACAACAGTACCACTCAGCTCTGCGTGGGGGACCCGAAGGAAAAGAAGTCTTCCTTTAAG GGGGACTCCGGGGGCCCTCTCGTGTGTAAGAACGTGATCCACGGCATTGTCTCCTATGGACGAAACAATGGGACACCTCCACGGGCCTTCACCAAAGTCTCGAGTTTCCTGCCCTGGataaagaaaaccatgaaaagcCTCTAA
- the GZMB gene encoding granzyme B precursor (The RefSeq protein has 4 substitutions compared to this genomic sequence), translating into MQLLLLLLAFLLSPGTEAGEIIGGHEARPHSRPYMALVQFLVEEKKHRCGGVLVRQDFVLTAAHCWGSSFKVTLGAHDIEKQETTQQNFSVKAAIPHPDYNPKNYSNDIMLLKLERKAKLTVAVRTLSLPRAKAQVRPRQVCRVAGWGRVSLMGSFSDTLQEVELTVQQDRECESYLRNYYNSTTQLCVGDPKEKKSSFKGDSGGPLVCKNVIQGIVSYGRNNGTPPRAFTKVSSFLPWIKKTMKSL; encoded by the exons ATGCAGcttctcctgctcctgctggcGTTTTTACTGTCCCCTGGGACAGAGGCAG GGGAGATCATCGGAGGACATGAGGCCAGGCCACACTCCCGTCCCTACATGGCATTGGTTCAATTTCTGGTTGAAGAGAACAAGCACAGGTGCGGCGGTGTCCTTGTGCGACAGGACTTTGTTCTGACAGCTGCTCACTGCTGGGGAAG CTCTTTCAAGGTGACTCTGGGGGCCCACGACATCGAGAAGCAGGAGACAACCCAGCAGAATTTCTCTGTGAAAGCAGCCATCCCACACCCAGACTATAACCCTAAGAACTACTCCAACGACATCATGTTACTAAAG ctggagagaaaggccaAGCTGACTGCAGCTGTGAGGACCCTAAGCCTGCCCAGGGCCAAGGCCCAGGTGAGGCCGCGACAGGTGTGCAGAGTGGCCGGATGGGGGATAGTCTCCCTGATGGGCAGCTTCTCAGACACGCTGCAGGAGGTGGAGCTGACTGTGCAGCAGGACCGGGAATGTGAATCTTACTTACGCAATTATTACAACAGTACCACTCAGCTCTGCGTGGGGGACCCGAAGGAAAAGAAGTCTTCCTTTAAG GGGGACTCCGGGGGCCCTCTCGTGTGTAAGAACGTGATCCACGGCATTGTCTCCTATGGACGAAACAATGGGACACCTCCACGGGCCTTCACCAAAGTCTCGAGTTTCCTGCCCTGGataaagaaaaccatgaaaagcCTCTAA